The Nematostella vectensis chromosome 11, jaNemVect1.1, whole genome shotgun sequence nucleotide sequence GGCTGCTTGTTGACATTCGCTCGAGTGTACGTTCTTTTCTTATTTAAGGTTTGCTTTTCAGTTTGTGTTTAACGATTCAAAACATTATTTGATCTCTAGGTAAATTGCGGAATTTGTCGTTATGGGTAGACGCTGCGAGTCAAAATGCGTGGGATACAGGTAAATCATGGGTGTAAATCATAGTTTAGCGGTAGTGGTTTGGTGAAGATGATGACCTCAATACGGTGACAGTGACAAAAATAGTGACAATACCAATAGCGATGATTaaatggtagtgatgatgatgacaaacGTTGCCAATAATAATGTCAAAGATGAAAATACgattattaattatatataCGAATCAGAATCTATGTTTGTATGTTTGTATCGAGACAAATAATTTGGACCCACATTTGATTTAGACTTCACCCTAAATGATGCACGCTCAATAGATTGCGAGTAGTAAAAGTTCGATGCGGAGGTTCTGTTGCACACAATCAAAATATATATGATATTTGACTACATTAAAAGCTCGACGTTTGAATCGGCGGCGTGCCTTTGCCGTGCAGCACGACTGGTGCGACCGTGCCCAGCGCCATCGGCGCGGCAAGAGCGCGACGCATGAATCGGGCCTTAGATAACGACGTTGAAGTTGACCGAGGGTGCAgtgtgatagtgatagtgctgacgtatatgataaattaaacAATATTTCTTCTCATTCCATTGGCAGGGGCCGGTATGGGCGTTTATCTAGTCTACGGAACATACATGACTCGAAGTAACGCGGTAGTGAAGGCTGGCCTTCTCTTACCGATCGTCAATAATTTGATAAGGTTCGTGTTTCCCTTTTTTCAAACTTTCTAGCTTAATTTTTATCTATGTGACcttttaaagaaggccaatcatgccgtcattttatgctcccgctgaATGGcgattgtgtagttccagaaaatatccataccccccccccttcattgaggaaggggggttcaaacgcccaggaatttccagaggagggggggggttaaatTCCCCTTTTCCTTAaaagttactgtatttattttattccagggggttggaaattccagaggggtggggggtcatacctcagACCTCTCAataggggggtatggatattatctggaactacacattcacacaaagcatccatttccatcataTCAGACATTATCAGACAAATGACATTCGTTTATTGttatttgaagtttccttgcgaataaaccgctgtattttcattgATAAACAATATCCAAGGAGTAGGTGATCGTCGTTCTTTAAATGCCATTGTGATTATTGAATTACAGTCTGTTTAGCTGTATTGCGTCGTTTTCTGCCTTGTTCTCTTTGGAATCGCCCGGTTCCTATCGCCACCACCAAAACGTCATTCATATGCTGAACAACAGAACTGTCAACACTGGATTTACATTTATTTGGTAGGCGCTAGAATATATTTAAGTGATCCGATAATGATAATTGCAATTTGCATCAGATAATCTGAGAACaaccttaaaaacattttaagctttagaattatttaaaaaaaagacggCTCAGCAATGTAATGTTCTTACATGAGATGACCTGATTCTAAGAACATgcttatttatatttaaatgatCCGATAATAATTATGGCAATTTGCAAAATCAGAGAATATGAGAACAACCGTATAAACATTCTAAGTTTtagaattttttgaaaaaaaaaaaagacccataaatgtaagaacaacCGTAAATGTTCTTACATTTACGgttgttcttacatttatggtcgacgtgttcttacatttaAGGGTGTTACAAGCCTCAAGCCTCCACTCAAATTatacgttcttataaaaataaaagtacaTCAACTTACCCAGCtatatatgttgtttttttctttattgttgttgttattgttattgatagTTGCTTATCTCAGAAAATGGATTATTTGTTGGGGGTAGTGTACTTACattgttgatattttaatCCAAGGATGCCTTGCCTACATAACAACTCTGGTTCTGTTACTGGCCGGGTTATCAACTCTCTGTATTTCTTGTGTCTGACACTCGTTGGCCTTACATCACTCGCGGGCATGTTGGAACTCGCTGTTCATACTCTTCAAGACATAAAAGgtatattgttattattattatattatgattatcataaaattatttttgcatGCAAAAACCCATATTATTGTTATAACTATTGTTGCTAGTATTATTGTTTtggttattgttattatttttatgtcaAGTTAAAGAATGTTAATCAgcctctttttttattgtttacttttttGGGCTCAACACCAAAAATATGTTGAGTCGCGGGAATATTCATTAGGCGAGTCGACACCGAATGACCGTACTCAAAATCGTGTCCAAACTTTTGTGCCCTGCGAATCACCCTttgaatgtttatttttcagtTCAGCGCAAATACGGTTTGCCGGTAGCGATGGCTGTGGTATTCCTAGGCGGTATACCTTCCGCTCTGGAGGTTGACTTGTTAGATAATCAGGATTTTGTCTGGGCGTTCACCCTTCTCATCTCTGGTCTCCTAGTCTTTGTTATACCAATTCGCTACGGAGTCTCTCGATTTCGTTGGGAAGTTATAAATGACGTAAGTGTTTTGTAATTGTAACCGTTTGTTGCCATCGCTGCTTTTAGTTTTTAATTCCTTCTTCATCCGAAATCATTGATTAGGAGCGTTTTCATTAGCCAGCACTTAAATGGTTTCCAATCACAATACCTCTCCACTATGGACTGACGAATCAAAGAGCACCAAATGCGACAGGCCCGTAcacaggatttttcttgggggggtgcgaaatccgaaaaagtggacctaacttttccgggggggagggatggaaTGAGtagatagacagacagacagacagacagacagacagacagacagacaggcaggcaggcaggcaggcaggcaggcaggcaggcaggcaggcaggcaggcaggcaggcaggcaggcaggcagacagacagatagattTCTGTGTTTCTCTgttaaaaatctgaccatccccgaaaaaacaaaaagcgatttttttttatgccttgcAGTATCTCtatgggacgtttattgtcggatttggctacatacaaGAATGATCTAGCTTAAGCTGTAtggttttgtctacaaatagcacgaccattgggaaccgaaagtggaccttcggccgttgtgggggggggggggggggaggttgcGTTCTGTGCGATTTAGTTTGAATGAAGGAAGATATAAAAGGATTTGTTAGTTGATAATTATTGAAGaatattgtgtagttccagtaagtatccataccccccatgGAGGGGATTGGAATTTCCggggagtggggggggggggggggggggggtgggggaagggtgtCAAACGCCTTTTTCCTTACCTCCGCACCCCTCCATGTCGACttcattccccccccccccgccccgaGAATAAAGAGCAATCTTCGAGCCCATTCCCTCAGCCATCATTATTTATACCTGcataattatcatcaacaacagcttcatcatcatcaaccccATAACCAATTAAAATTTCTTCGTATTGAACGTCGATCCATTACTCCTTTGAAAacgtaaaaaaagaaatgcgGTTTATTCTCAAGAAAACTTCGAAATAAATATCCACGAATACATTTGGAATTGTTATTTGAAATGGTACTGCTGatattattgaaaaaatgattgaaaatatGGAATAAAAGCTTGATTTCGTTGCATGGATTGCGGGGCATGCGTTCATCCTTTGGCGATAGTAACACGTGCATTCTTGTTGCAGTTCAGCTTTGAAGACTGGACACTTCCGGGACTTTGGGATATCCTTGTTAAGTGAGTAGTGTTTAGTACAGTActtataagaacctagaattTAAGAACTTGTTagcctaaaaataataattaagacCCCCGTtaaataagaacctatttaGCCTAAAATTTGAAACAGGTACTTattgtaaaaaacaaaaactttaaGGTCAAGCAGTTatataaaaaatgtattaTTAAATCATTATTTTAGCATAACAATGGGAGTTTAAATATATTTCAAGGGGTCTTGAATACATATTGTACGAAGGCCAGGTTGGTATTGACATTTCATCAATCTAGATACCACACTTTTACCAGCCATTATAGTATatttacttttctttaaaaCTAAGAACCTATTTAAGAATAAGTAGCCTTAAATTTTAAATAGTACCCCTTAAATAAGAACCTGTTCAGGCTAACCTGGAAAAACCTAGGTTCTTATAAGCGGGCAAATTCTGTATAATACTACTAGCATTATTGTACGCACTTTATCGCTTCTGATTGGCTACAAGTACGGCGTCAAAATGATAATTATCaagatcatcatcatctataTTATCATTCTACAACATTatcaaccatcaccatcttctataacatcatcattatcatcatcaccatcttcttcatcattatcatagcCATCTTCATCTttaatcattgtcatcaccatcatcgtctcATTATCATCGGTTTCAGTCATTTCCAtagtcaccatcaccatcatcatcatcattatcaccatctttatcatcgtcttcattatcaccatcaccatcttctgtatcatcatcatcaccatcttcttcatcatcatcaccatcaccgtcttcatcatcatcatcatcatcatcaccatcaccgtcaccatcaccatcttttttatcattgtcatcaccatcatcgtcttCATTGTCACCATTATCATTCTTCCAGTCAGTTCCAtagtcaccatcaccatccacaACGACCGCAATCATCTTAATTTTTATCACCATTACAAATACAACATTAAAATATGCGGGTTTTTAATCTTTAATCTCATGGTATTATATCTGCAGATATATTATGCCTTTGGAAGCCATAGTCCTTGCCGTTTTCTGGGTATATCATAACCACCGCTCATGGAGCAAGTTCGTCAAAGACTCCTTATTAATAGCTGTTATTCAGGTATGTGAGATTTACACTTCAAGGTACAAATCGCAATTGTTTAGAAAGACCTTTAAAGTGAAATTAAAGAGAAGTATCCTCCCTACGTTCTCTATCTGTTTTCAAGCAGACTATGCATACTGTATGTTACCAGTCCGCATGCAGTTATTTACCTGGTGGTTTTCGCTATGGATCGTGTCGTGGCCGCcgtcttgttttcttttgcgCTGCcagaacaacaaaacaacaacaaaaacaagtcGCCCACTACTCGGTGAAGAGGAAAAGCACCGGGTAAACCACAGGCATcccaaggctactgtcagtggtttataaaggaatgtatagGAAATTTGTATGTTcgcgaaaaaaaatacttttttgtgtaaaataaaactttagaccatgtaatattgtgtttgagtctttctttatttcaattttgccgATAGAATTTCAGTACAGCTTGTTTGAAGCCCGCTACGAATTGTGTTCCTTACTTGGAACAGAAAACACAAAAGGCTTCAAACTCGCTCTACTGAAATTCTGTTATTGTTGACGCTGTTTTACCTGTGGGCTGTTCAATCATGATCGAGATCGGCTGCAGCCTATATTCTTCCACCAAAAAAATGCCTGATTTTCCCATCTCCTTTTCTTCAGTGGGTTGTCCTCCTGATAGCGCTTTTCCTCATTAACTGGGGCTGGATGCGATGGCGGCGATCAAGGCAACGTATCTACGTCACGAGGCCTAGTCTCCATAGTTACGGCTCAACTGAGCCCATTCCTCCTCGGCCTATCTTGCATGAAGAAGATTCTACTGGAGACGAGCATCCAAAACCTGATAAGAGTGGCGATATTGTACGGGGAGCTCGGGACGAGTCTAGACCTCGAAGCacaactaaaagaaaaaagtcaaGACACAGAGAGAGACCGAGGAGAACTGGTGTTGAGGACTACTTTCGGGGGTCTGGAGATAAGAATGGCCGTCAAGAAAATGATGGACCGCGGAGAACTAGCACCGACA carries:
- the LOC5517494 gene encoding uncharacterized protein LOC5517494 isoform X3; this translates as MYYLYRSVFYSLPSTYHESKEIWNSLLCSHWPIGLLFLSVLLAGLCLVCAVRSIELVTRLLVPLTLVIVLVGVVWSLTLKGAGVGITYLFTPTWSKLRNLSLWVDAASQNAWDTGAGMGVYLVYGTYMTRSNAVVKAGLLLPIVNNLISLFSCIASFSALFSLESPGSYRHHQNVIHMLNNRTVNTGFTFIWMPCLHNNSGSVTGRVINSLYFLCLTLVGLTSLAGMLELAVHTLQDIKVQRKYGLPVAMAVVFLGGIPSALEVDLLDNQDFVWAFTLLISGLLVFVIPIRYGVSRFRWEVINDFSFEDWTLPGLWDILVKYIMPLEAIVLAVFWVYHNHRSWSKFVKDSLLIAVIQWVVLLIALFLINWGWMRWRRSRQRIYVTRPSLHSYGSTEPIPPRPILHEEDSTGDEHPKPDKSGDIVRGARDESRPRSTTKRKKSRHRERPRRTGVEDYFRGSGDKNGRQENDGPRRTSTDNTPRKTGVENSPRGNDIENKPRGTGTEYNLRSTDDESRTRGIDDENRPRGTDDESRPRGTDAESRPRGIDDESGPRGTDDESRPRGTDAKIIPLGTGAAQNEPTPSDGTCAETGELCTHIAVKPRGGFAESSSLDEHGPPIGAVTSGDSEEFVSRDNVSIKSDHYQP